In Providencia hangzhouensis, the DNA window GCACACCAACCTGCTTTTGCCGTCACTACCTGCTCACGCAGCATATAGTAGTCTTTTTCTAACTTACGAAGGCGCTTCTGTAAGTTATCCATTTCAGCTTCACATAATGTCAGCTGTTTTTCTAACTGGTTAATACGGCTACGATTTTCCATGACGCGCTGGTGCAGCTCATCACGTCGAATACGAGCGCGCTCTTGAGCATCAGGATCAGCTTTTACGCCGATCTCTTGCATCTCAACTTCGAGCTCTTTCAACATTTCTTGTTTGGTATCGAAAGAACTGCGTAACGAGGCGAGAACTTGATGGAATTGTGCACTTTGTGCTTGGTGCTGACGCAGCTGTTCGCGAGCGCGTGTACGCTCGGTTTCTGCCTGCTCTAAACGCTGACGTAATTTTTCATTCAAGTCCGCGTTTTCATTCACCATTCCTGTTGAGTCACTGTAACTAAAGTGAGCACGACGCTGAACAACCTCAACTAATGCAAAGGCTTGCTGTTTTGCATTTTGTTGGCTGTGTTTTGCTGACTCATAATCTTTGCGTAATTGTTCATGTTGTTCAGGATCACTGAGTAACACTGTCACAATCGGTTCTAACTTTTCTAACGCATGACCATGTTTATTCAGGAAATGTGCCGCTTCTTCTGCTTCCGTTAGTTCTTCGTTTATCTCTTCGACTCTGTCCGCCAATGTTTCATCGAGTAATAACCCCATTTGAGGTAATAAACGATTAAGAGCCGCAAGGCTTTCTTTGCCTTGTGCAAATTGTTGGCGTTGCTGCTGAGTTTGCTCTTCAAATTGTGCCAAAGCACGTTCAATTTCCGTGCGTTTCTGGTTAAGCGAACGAATTTCAGCTTCAGGATCATCTTCAAAGGCCACGGAAATATGTTGGCCTATAAACCGACTGAATGCTTGGTGCGAACGCTGAATTTTCTGCACATCAAATGACAGATTCGCATAACGCTCAGCAAGCTCATCACGTTCAGCAGTTAATGACTCTAAATGACTTTCACGAGCAGCACGACCAAACAAAGGCAATTCAGGATAACGAGAGTAACGCCATTGACGCTCAGACGAACGGACTAATACCGCATTTTCAAATTCCTGCGCATCAAAAACGCTGTCATCGAACGATTGAGGATCCCCCTCGATAAAATAAACATCGTCAGGGCAATCTTGTAATGTTTCGAGCTGGCTACGGACCACAGATAAGTCTTGAACCACAATACCATGACGAGCTGGGCCATATAACGCAGAAAAATAAGCCGCATCTTCGATGGTAATGTCATCATAAATTTCTGATAACAAAACACCATTAAAACGCTCAGCCAACGCTAACATGCGGCCATCTTCCGCACCACTTGGCTGACTTAACCGCTCAATTTGCTTTTCGAGATCTTTACGTTGCGCAGCAACTTCATCTCGTTCAACCGTTATTTCCCTTTCTTGTTCAAGGAGTTGCTGCATAAACTCAGTCACAGCGGTACTTGACTCAAACGTTTCATGGGATTGCTCATTAAGCTGCGTTAGCGCTTCTTGAGCCATAATCCATGCAGGGGCTTTAGATGAAAGTTGGCTAATACGCTGGCGAATTTGTTCCAGTTCTTGGCGCATTTGCATTCGTCTTTCGCCACTCTCATTCACACCAATACTGAGCTCTTCTTGTTGCGCTTCCAGCTCAGCCATCAGTGCATCAAGCTCATCTGGCTCATAGCTTTGGCCATGACGTTTACAGAATTCCGCCAATAAGCGTTCTGCATTTTGCTGGCTATTCAGACGTTGTTGCAATTCAGATAGCTGCATACGTAATGGTTGTACACGATCCGCTAAATGTTGTTGTGATGACCAATCACGTAATAATGTGCGCGCTTGTTGGTATGCATCACTGCGGCTAACTTCCCCTACCATATTTCTAACTAATTGATAGGCTTGCTCAAATTGGCTATGTGCGGCATCCGCCACACTCATTTTTTGCTCAAGCGCTAATAACGCTTGGGTAGCTTGTTGTTCACGCGCTTCGAAGGTATCTAGCCATTCATCTGCGTTATCAATGGATAATTCAGGAAGCTGGCACAATTCACGAGCACGCGTTAAGGCATGCAAGGCTTGCTGGTACTGAATGGCTCGTGTTTGTTGTACATCCAGTGCTTGTTGGTAGTCAGCTAATTGATTTTTTAATTCATCAACTTCAATTTCAGCAGCTTCAGCTCGTGCTTCATATTCTTCTTGAGTTTCAGTCGATTCAGCAACAACTTCACTTTGTTCTTCAAGACGATAAGTCAGTTCTTCGATATCTGCTTGATAGCGATCGATTTTTTCTTGTTGACGCAGCGCGGCTTGCACTAAATTTAAATGGTCACTGGCAGCTTGGTAGTCAGCTTCTAATTCTGTAGATGCCCCATTTTGCTCATTCAATTCACGCGCCATTTCGACGCTACGAACTTGTTCAACACGTAATTGTTTACGGCTAGCTAATAGCTCATTGCGCGCAGCCAGTGCTGCATCAAGGTGAATGCGTCTTTCATTGGAATGGCGCATATAATCCGCAGAAACATAATCAGTCGCCTGGCTAATCAAATGTTTGAATAAGTCGCGGTCTGATTGAGTGACACGAATGGCTTCTAATGTTAAACGGTTTTCACGCAGAGCCGCTTCCATATCTTGGAATGCTTTACGTACCCCACTGTTTTCTGGCAACAAATAATCACGTAATGAGCGAGTAATGGCACTAGAAATACCGCCATATAGTGACGCTTCAATCAGTCGATAATATTTGCTTCGGTCACTCGCAGAACGTAAGCGTTTCGGTAACACGCCTAATTCAAACAGTGTCGAGTGGTAATCGGTAATTGAGCTAAACTGCTTAAACAAAACGCCTTCCTGTTCTTCAAGACGTTCTTTTAGCTCATTGAGTGGGATCACTTTTGCTTGGCGGCCATCGATAACTTCCGTCAATATTTCCGTTGGAACTGTCGCTAATGGAATGCCTTGTACCATAAATGGCTTAATATCGACTTTTTTATCGCGCCCTGCGACTTGCTGTAAACGCACCCCCACCATGACGCGCTGATGCTTCGAATTTAACACATCCAAAATAGCGTAACAGACACCAGGACGTAACTTACCATGCAAGCCTTTATCACGAGAACCTGAGGTCGCGCCGGCTTCCGTTGTGTTACGGAAGTGAAGTAAGGTTAAATCTGGGATCATCGCGGTAATAAATGCCGCCATGGTTGTTGATTTACCCGCACCATTACCACCCGATAACGTGGTCACTAATTCATCAAGGTCAAAAGTTCGGGCAAAAAAACCGTTCCAATTCACCAGCGTCAGTGAGCGAAATTTTCCGCGTTCAATCATTATTCTTCATCCTCATCACTTTCTGCCGGTTCTTGACTCTCTTCGCCATCCTCTTCATCACTATCTTTTAGTGATAATTCACCGTCAAGAGAGATAGCTTCACCATCACGGATCATCCGTAACTGTGCATCTTGTGGGTTATCGCCACTGCGCACATCGGCGCCAAAACGGAATACAGATTCACTAATAATAAATTTACTCGAATCATTTTGCAGAAAATGCACCATTCCCAAGCGACGTAAACGATTGAGTGATGTTCTTAATTTTTCCTGCAATTTTTGTTTATCTAGGTCAGAGCCTGTCGAACGTTGATTAACAAATTTAAGTAGTTTGCTTTCATCCGCTAATGATAATAATTCTTCAAATAACTCTTGTGAGGTAAAAATACCTTGGTTACTCAAGCGTTCAGGGCTGAGATAGAGATAACAAAGAATTTTCCCAACCATCATATCTAATTCAGATAACACAGAGCGAGGTATTAAGGTTGTTGATCGCGGACGTAAATAGAAGAACCCCTCAGGGGCACGAATTAATTCTACGTTATATCGTGCATAAAATTGTTCTAATGCTTCCTGAAAATCCATTAAAAATGCGTGGTTATCAAGGTCATCAACACTAATATGGCGACCTGAACGCAATTGGCTGTCTAGCTCTGGAAAAATCGGGTTAGCTAATGCTTGAGCCAGTTTAACTGGCATAAATTGTTCAATATTTGTCGATGACATGTGCCTGTACCTTGGCTCCGTGATCATTAATAGCTTGCCATTCTGCCGGTAATCCCGCCAAATCAGCCTCTGCGATACCTAATTTAACAGCTTGGTCGATAATAATTCGAGCAACATCAAAATGACGTTTTTGTGGATATTGCAGTAAGTACTCATGCAACACACGGCCAACATCGAGCGGCCGTTGCTCTGCTTTATAAATAGCTAACTCAACTTCCATTAGCTCAGCAAGCTTGTCATTTAATTCACTAAACTCTTCAAACTCAAGCTCTGGTGGTAATTCACCCATGACCTCTTCATCATGCAACGCGAGCTCTTCATCACGCATATCGAATAACCGATCCGCATTAGCGTAAGTGAGTGCCCAAGGGCTATCAAGGTAGTGCTGAACAGATTGACGTAACCGCTGAGAAAATATTCTATTTTTATCCATATCGATAGCTGTACGGATAAACTTATGAACATGACGGTCATAACCAATCCATAAATCGATAGATTGTTGACCCCAGCTAACAATACGGTCTAATTTATTTTGCAGGTCAAAAACCAACCTATCCACTAAGTCAGAGAACGCCGGCGCATTCATATTAGCTTCTTGAATACGTAATAAATTCGCTTGCAGTTTATCCCCTGCGGCTTCCAATGTGTCTTGCAACTCACGCAATGTACCTGATGTTTCTGATAATAATTGCTCACAGTTAGCAATAGCTGCCTGCCAGTCTTGATTTAATAATGCGGCAATATCTTCTTTTACTGAATTTTGCTGTTCATCCATAATACGTTGGGATAAATCAATACTGTCAAAAATTTCAGCAACTGAATATTTTAGTGGGGCAAACACGTAACGATGCCAATAAAATTCATCACCACCTTCCTCTGCGGCTTCAGCGGCACGTTGCAGCTCTCCTGCAACAATAGAAAGTTGCATGGAAAGTCTTAATGTTGAGAACTCTCTCTGACGAATATAATAATCGCTGATGCCAATCCCCAAAGGGGTTAACCGGTAAATTGCATTACCTTCAACAATGTCACTGGCAAAACGGTTAAAAATCTTCTGGCGAACCATATCATTGATGGCATTATTGGCCCTTACTGCCAATGATTCAGTTGTCTGCTCAAACCCTTTGCAAACTTCACGAAAGGCATCAACCAGTTCCCCTTCACTCATTTCACCATTGACTCTTTCACTATTTAATACCGCCACCGCAAGCAAAAATGCTAAACGTTCTGCGGGAAGTGAAATCGAAAGATCATTTTTTCGTGCCCAAGACACAAGTTCAGGGACGGTCTGGGAAAAATCACTCATAAATCGTCCTTTTGTATTTGTTTGCGTGCCATGACATGAACATAACGCCCCATGCTAATATAGGGTTCTTCACGGCAATACTGCTGTTCTAATGCCAACAATGCCGGAAAATCTTTTTGCTGTAACTGCCGACTTTGTAAATAGTCATGGAATACCCTGACACCACTTTTACCGATGATTTGCATATTACACTCGCCCAACCAAGCATCAACCTGATGAGGAAAAAGCGGGTTTTGTGGTGATAACGAGCGTTTACGACGACGTTGAATATGTGGCGTTGCAAGATGAAAATTTCCTAAAATTGCATTACGCATCACCAGACCATTTGCATTATAGAACATGACAGAAAATACGCCTTCTGGTCTAATTATATCTACCAGTTGTTCAATTGCATATTTTTGATCGCTAATCCATTCAAGTACCGCATGAAATAAAACAAGGTCAACAGGTTCATCAATGTATTGTGCAACATCTTGCACCGCACAATGCACAAAACGCATGTTATCGCTAATACCTTGTTCCTTGGCAAGCTCACTACCTCGTTCCAACATCTCTTCAGATAAATCGCAAAGTATCACCTGATGCCCCATTTCGGCGAGTTTGCGTGAAAAGTGTCCTTCACCACCACCTGCATCAAGTATTTTTAGAGTTTTACCCTCAAATTGGCTGCTTAATAATTGAGTTAAATCTTGCCAAACTACCGCTTCTCGTATTTTTCCTTTTGTCGTTCCGTAGATATTTTTTGCAAATTTATCGACAATATCATCAAAGTTGCGGTCTGCCATGTGCTATCCGGTTGCCTATCATCTATTATTTAAAGCGGTTTATGAGCCAATTTGTCGCGAAAAAACGTAAAATGGTTGATTACATCCTGATATTGAGAAAATTAACTCTAACCAGAAATATTCTCATATTGCAGCGTATTTATCACATACAATGCGAGGCGACTGTTAAAACAGGAATTATAACAGATAATAGCTATATTTTTGCATAGTACTTCATTGTGCTCAGCAAATTTCAGTTTGCTACTATTAAACACTATTCTGTTATTTTCCCTCTAATTTCGCTGCGTTATTGCATATTTTTCCGTAGATTCTGCCACAATGATTAATCGATAACCCTTAAAAATAGGCTTAGTTATGTTATTTATCTTAAAAAAATATATTGGTTCTCTATTGATGCCATTACCATTATTACTCATCATCGGGTTTATCGGATTGCTTTTGCTTTGGTTTACACGCTGGCAGCGTTGTGGAAAGGCGTTTACTACCCTAAGTTTAGTTTTAATAACTCTGTTGGGGTTACAACCTGTTTCAGATACTTTACTTGCCCCAGCAGAAAAACAATTCAATAAGCGCTATGAATTAATTACTGAGAATCCACCTCAAGATGTACGTTATATTGTTGTTCTCGGTGGCGGTTTTACGTATAACCCTGATTGGAGTCCAAGTTCCAATCTGTTGAATAATAGCCTACCTAGAGTGACTGAAGGTGTTCGTCTTTACCTTAAACACCCTGGTAGTAAACTAATTTTCACTGGCGGTAAAGCGAGTAGTCCTATCAGCAGTGCCGAAGTTGCTGCACAAGTTGCTCAATCCTTGGGTGTCCCCGCACAAGATACTATTCCACTCACTGAACCCAAAGATACACAAGAGGAAGCTTATGAAGTTGAAAAAATCATTGGGAAATCTCCTTTTTTATTAGTAACTTCTGCTAACCATTTACCTCGAGCGATGACTATGTTTACTCAACGAGGAATGAACCCTTTCCCTGCCCCCGCAAATCAGTTGGTTATCACGAGTGAAATTAATCCATGGGAGAAATATATCCCTTCCTCTTATTTCTTTGGCCATAGTGAACGTGCTTGGTATGAATTTCTTGGTACGCTTTGGTGGCATTTAAAACCCAATAATACACAGACGTTAGAAGAGCAACTTGCTACGCCTGAGTCAGTTACCGCTGAATAGTAGCAAAAAAGGTGTAATCTATTGAGATTACACCTTTTGTTTAGCTAAATCGCATATTGGCTATTTGAGCTATTAGGAAAATGTGGGCTACTGAATAAATTGACTTCTAACGAGTTCAAGATCTTCAGGGGTATCAACACCAGCACCTGGCGTAGTTTTCGCGACATCCACATGAATTTTCTCGCCATACCAAAGCACCCTAAGTTGCTCTAGCATTTCGATTTTCTCTAATGGGCTTGCTTCCCACTTAATATAACGACGAATAAACCCTGCTCGATAAGCGTATATACCAATGTGACGCAAAAAGGTATCCCCTATTACATCATGGCTTTTCGCAAAGTTGTCTCTATCCCAAGGAATAGTTGCCCGAGAAAAATACAATGCATAACCTTCGTGATCAGTAACAACCTTGACAGTATTTGGATTAAACGCTTCATGAGCATCATTAATAGGTACAGCTAGCGTCCCCATTTCAGCTTTACTCCCCTGAAGATTACGAGCAACTTGGCTGATAATCTCAGGTGGAATTAAAGGTTCATCACCTTGCACATTCACAATGATTTCATCGTCAGAAAAAGCATAGGTATCAATAACTTCAGCTAGTCTTTCTGTCCCAGACTGATGATTTGGGTTAGTCATACAAGCTTCACCACCTGCTTCAATCACCGCTTTAGCAACATCAGAGTGATCTGTCGCAACTATCACTCGGCTAGCCCCCGATTTAACAGCTTGCTCCATTACTCGAACAACCATTGGCTTGCCATGGATATCAGCCAAAGGTTTACCTGGTAAGCGTGTTGAGGCATAACGAGCAGGAATAATAACCGTAAACATGAGGATTACTGACCTTCATCTAATGAAACGGGGCGCGCTTCATTTTCTAGTAATACAGGGATGCCGTCACGAATTGGATAGGCTAAATGATCAAACTTACAGATAAGTTCGAGGTTTTCTTTGTTATAACTTAATTTGCCGTGACATACAGGACAGGCAACGATTTCAAGTAAACGGTGATCCATGTTTTCTCCCGAATGGATTTTAACTCACTTGAAGTCAGGATATCACATGCAGATATCACCGTTAACTTTAATCTTCCTGAATAAGATCTCCTGCGAGAGATGAGAGGATAAAAGCAGGAGAAATTGTTCTGTTTATTATCTAATAAGCAATAACGTCAGCTGCCGTTATGCCATCCGAATTACGAGTAACAGAGAACTCAACGTTTTGACCTTCGAATAATGATTTGATTTTTTTATTAGCAATTGACTTTGTTGTCACAAATACATCATCACCACCATTGAATGGTGAAATAAAACCGTAACCTTCTTTTGCGTCAAACCATTTAACTCGACCCATATGTAATTGAAAATTCATATTAAAACTCCTTTTGTTCTGAGAACAATATTTTTTTTATCTTTGTATCATTACTCTTTCTTGCTTCCCATTTATAAAATGCCGATCTATTAATACATCAAAGAGTAATTAAACTTTACCAATTCATGCGCACAAATCATTGCGCATATTTTATAACGCCCATATATATAGATTTCAGACACCGCTAATCTACTGCGAAGTTAACAGTCTATTTTGACATTATGATGACAAAACGCAGTGACAGCGACTTTACAATGTAGATTACGCGAGGATATGAAGACTAACTAAAGAACGGAGCGTGAAATTTAAGCTAGTATAAAATCCAATTATCAATGTATTGTATCTAGATACATAATAAGTAGATCTATATCACATTGGAGATATTATTATCACAGAGGAACGTTATAGACAAGTTTTTTTGTTATTTGTGATAAGTTTTCTTATTCCGCTTAAGATTTTTTCAGCGTCAATCGGCTGCAATTGTGCTTGTACTGGAAGGAACCACCAATTTGGTTGTGCAAAAGCACGGCATTTCACCGCGTCTTTTTCGGTCATTAATAAGTTTTGCTCATTTTTAACTAACGGTGAAAGCTGTTTTAATTCATACGATTGGTGATCAGCAAAAGCATGAGTGTTAATAACTTCGACCCCTTTGTTTTCTAATGAGGTAAAAAAACGAGGAGGATGACCAATACCTGCTATTGCGACAACCGCAGGTAATTGTGTAACTGCACGTTTTTCACCAGTCACCAAGTTATAAGCAACATCGCCTTCAAGGGCCATTACGGCTTCATTTTCTTGAGCTTCACCACCGTTAACAATGACAGCATTAACACGCTTTAAACGCCCAGCCCTTTCACGCATAGGCCCTGCGGGTAGCCACCAACCATTACCAAAACGACGCTGGCCATCAATAACGACAATCTCGTAGTCACGTTGCAATGCATAGTGCTGCAACCCATCATCAGTAATAATCACATCTAATGGGAATTTTTCCAATAACGCTTTAACTGCATCACTGCGCTTAGGCGCAACAGCCACGGGGGATTTAGTACGATGAAAAATTAGTATGGGTTCATCCCCAGCAACTTCAGTTTTCGTCGTTTCATCGAGTATCAGCGGGTACTTTTCAGCTTTACCGCCATACCCTCGAGAAACAACCCCCACGCGGTAGCCTTCTTTGGTGAGTGATTCCACTAACCAGATAACAACAGGGGTTTTACCATTTCCCCCCGCTGTCAGGTTTCCCACCACTACCACTGGAATTGGCGCTTTCCATGAACGTTTCAGCCCGATTTTATAAGCTATATCCCTAATTACCGTTACCAACCCATAAAGGAAAGATAACGGCAGCAATAAAAGATACAGCCATGACTTGCCAGACCAAATGCGTTCTATCATTGTTTAAACTGAATGCTATGTAACTGTGAATATGCGCCATCTTGAGCTAATAGCGATTTATGGTCACCACGCTCAATGATTCGGCCATCTTGTACAACTAATATCTCATCTGCATTTTCTATCGTCGATAACCTGTGTGCAATGACCAAAGATGTTCTATTTTTCTGTAACTCATCAAGGGCAGCTTGAATAGCACGTTCAGACTCTGTATCTAGCGCGGATGTCGCCTCATCAAGAATAAGAATTGGGGCATCACGTAGCAGTGCTCGAGCAATCGCTATTCTTTGACGTTGTCCGCCAGAAAGCATAACACCATTTTCACCAATAACCGTATCCAAGCCTTTTTCAAGTTTAGCAATAAAATCCATTGCATAAGCCATTTCTGCAGCTTTCTCTATTTGCTCACGGCTGTAGCTGCCGTCTGTTGCATAGGCAATATTATTGGCTATCGTATCGTTAAATAGATAAACATGCTGAGAAACTAACGCGACTTGACTACGTAATGAAGATAACGTGTATTCACGAATGTCATGCCCATCAATTTGAATAGACCCCTCGTCGATATCATAAAAACGTGTAATCAAATTTGCAATTGTGGACTTACCTGAACCTGATCGCCCAACTAGAGCAACTGATTTTCCTGCTGGCAAAGTAAACGAAACATCGTCTAACGCAGGATGCTCTTTGGTTGCATAGGTAAAGGTAACATGTTCAAATTTAATATCTCCTTTAACCTCTTTAAGTACTTTATTTCCGTTATCTTTTTCTTGTTCGGAATCTAAGATAGCAAATAAAGTTTGGCAAGCCGCCATACCACGCTGGAATTGTGAGTTAACGTTAGTTAATGATTTTAAAGGACGCATCAGTGCAAACATTGATGAAAAAACAACTGCAATTGTACCCGATGTTAATTCATCACGAATTTCAGGAAAACTCGCTGCATAAAGGACAAATGCTAGTGCAAATGATGCAATTAACTGAACAATAGGGTCTGAAATTGCTGAAGCGGTTACCATTTTCATATTTTGGCGGCGCATGTTGTTACTGACTTTATTAAAGCGTTCAGTCTCAACTTTCTGTCCCCCAAAAATTAAAACTTCTTTATGGCCTTTTAACATCTGTTCAGCACTTGCCGTCACATGCCCCATTCCGGTTTGCATGTTTTTACTAATCTTACGAAAACGTTTAGAGACGATACGAATAGTGACTGATACAATCGGGGCAATTACGATTAAAATAAGAGAAAGTTGCCAGCTATAATAAAACATCATCGCAAACAACCCGATGATATAAGCACTTTCACGAATAATTGTAATTAATGCTCCAGAAGAAGAAGATGCAACTTGTTCTGAATCATAGGTAATTCTAGATAATAGTGTTCCTGTCGATTGCTGGTCAAAAAAACTAACAGGCATTCCCATCATATGACCAAATAATTTACGCCGCATGTTCATCACGACTTTACCTGCAACCCAGGAAACACAATAGGTTGAAACAAAGCTAGACCCACCACGAACAACCATTAAACCTAACACCGCAAGCGGAAGCCATTTTAAAACGTCATTATCTGCTTTATCAAAGCCCTCATCCAATAAAGGTTTTAATAAAGAAATCATAAACGCGTCACCCGCTGCGTTTATGATAAGTGCTATTGCTGCAACGATTAAACCCGCTTTAAAAGGCGCAATTATCGGCCACAAGCGACGAAAAGTTTGTTTTGTCGAAAGGTCTTTATCATTCATACTTTTAATTACCAGACTTAATGTAAGCGCACTATTCTACTCGGGAAATAGCGGTAAGCCAAACCACAGATGATACCAGCGGGGCTGAATTTCATAGCGATAACGTGAAATTTTAATTTTTTCCTTTTTAAACCATATAGTTAACTGGCCATCTTCCGCTGTATTTAACCATTTAATATTATTATTTTTATACCGAAAATAGACTTTTGGCGATGGAATTTTCCATGCACTATACCTTGCTGATGAGACTACCACCATTGAAGGTTGAACATTTCTTAATAATAAATCAGTTGATGACGTGCTGCTTCCATGATGAGGAGCGAAAAGAAGAGTCGAACGTAACCGATTCTTGTACATTGCGACCAGTGATTTTTCCCCTTGTTTTTCGATATCTCCTGTTAATAAAATTTTATGAAACCCATCCGTTAATTGAATAACACAAGAATCATCATTATGTGATATTGGTGCTAGCTTTTCAGGCCATAATACTTCAAAAGTTAATATCCCCCACTGCCATTTTTGGCCTTTAAAACACGGAAGGTGTTCCATACTTTTTATATTATTAGTTTTTTCCCTATTTACCGACGTTTTTTGTGGGCCAAAGCTACTTCTTACACTTAGCCATGGATATTGCTGGATTAAATAATTTGCGCCACCAGTATGGTCTAAATGATTATGGCTTAAAATGACTCCAATTGGGGTTATATCGTGATATTTAAGGAAAGGAATAATTTGACGCTGTGCATTGCTATCCCCTTTCCATACATTACCTGTATCATAGAGTAACGCTAAATTGTTTTGTTCTATCACAACAGCCAAACCATGCCCGATGTCTAATACCGTCATTCTCCAACCTTCTTTGGATTGTTTACCGCTCCCCTTTTCTAAGAAAATTGAAATAACTACACAGCTAATAAGCCCGAAATAGCGCTTGTACCACTTAAATAAAACGACAATGATACTTAACCAACATATTAAAAATAAATAATAGGGAACATTGATAAATTCTGACCAAAAAGTACTGAAATAAGGTAATGGTTTTAGCCCTATATCTATAACCCTATCTATCGTATATAAAATAGGTTGCTGAACCACTTTTATTGGTACTAAAAACAAGAGCAAAATAGCAGGAACAACACACCAAGAAACTAACGGGACAAACCAGATATTTGCCACTAACCCCATTACATTAATACCATTAAATAGACTAAGTTGCATTGGGATCAGTAAGACTAGTAAGCCAATTTGTAAATGGGTTAACCCTATAATTTTCCCCTTTACACCTTTAGATAAATGATATGGTAGTGGAAATATGGTTAACCAATAAAGAATGGCTAGCACAGCGAAACTAGATAACCAAAAACTATCTGACAAAATAGCTAATGGGTCTAATAATAATATTCCTGCGATACTCCACAGTGCCCATTGCCAAGCAAAATACCTTGCAGGCTTATTTCTGATATATACCCATAATAGTAGGGCAAATAATGCTCGAGTCGCAGGGATAGCAAAGCCAGAGATCCATGCATAAAAAATTGCTAGCCCTATACCAATTACTACTGGTAGTGTTTCATTGACATACTTTATTGGTAAAAAATATTGAATCCCTCGAGTGATAAGAAAGCCAAACAAGTAAGCTAACCCAATATGCAAGCCTGATATAGCCATTAAATGTGTCAAACCTGTTCTCTGTAGTAAATATGTTTGTTCTACTGCCAACAAACTTCTATCTCCAAACATTAGTCCATAAATAATCCCTTTATTAGATAATGAATTAATTAGCTCCATATAATTATGGATAACTTTTTGTCTTACAGAACAATCCTTTTTTAATAATTTT includes these proteins:
- the mukE gene encoding chromosome partition protein MukE, yielding MSSTNIEQFMPVKLAQALANPIFPELDSQLRSGRHISVDDLDNHAFLMDFQEALEQFYARYNVELIRAPEGFFYLRPRSTTLIPRSVLSELDMMVGKILCYLYLSPERLSNQGIFTSQELFEELLSLADESKLLKFVNQRSTGSDLDKQKLQEKLRTSLNRLRRLGMVHFLQNDSSKFIISESVFRFGADVRSGDNPQDAQLRMIRDGEAISLDGELSLKDSDEEDGEESQEPAESDEDEE
- the mukF gene encoding chromosome partition protein MukF; amino-acid sequence: MSDFSQTVPELVSWARKNDLSISLPAERLAFLLAVAVLNSERVNGEMSEGELVDAFREVCKGFEQTTESLAVRANNAINDMVRQKIFNRFASDIVEGNAIYRLTPLGIGISDYYIRQREFSTLRLSMQLSIVAGELQRAAEAAEEGGDEFYWHRYVFAPLKYSVAEIFDSIDLSQRIMDEQQNSVKEDIAALLNQDWQAAIANCEQLLSETSGTLRELQDTLEAAGDKLQANLLRIQEANMNAPAFSDLVDRLVFDLQNKLDRIVSWGQQSIDLWIGYDRHVHKFIRTAIDMDKNRIFSQRLRQSVQHYLDSPWALTYANADRLFDMRDEELALHDEEVMGELPPELEFEEFSELNDKLAELMEVELAIYKAEQRPLDVGRVLHEYLLQYPQKRHFDVARIIIDQAVKLGIAEADLAGLPAEWQAINDHGAKVQAHVIDKY
- the mukB gene encoding chromosome partition protein MukB → MIERGKFRSLTLVNWNGFFARTFDLDELVTTLSGGNGAGKSTTMAAFITAMIPDLTLLHFRNTTEAGATSGSRDKGLHGKLRPGVCYAILDVLNSKHQRVMVGVRLQQVAGRDKKVDIKPFMVQGIPLATVPTEILTEVIDGRQAKVIPLNELKERLEEQEGVLFKQFSSITDYHSTLFELGVLPKRLRSASDRSKYYRLIEASLYGGISSAITRSLRDYLLPENSGVRKAFQDMEAALRENRLTLEAIRVTQSDRDLFKHLISQATDYVSADYMRHSNERRIHLDAALAARNELLASRKQLRVEQVRSVEMARELNEQNGASTELEADYQAASDHLNLVQAALRQQEKIDRYQADIEELTYRLEEQSEVVAESTETQEEYEARAEAAEIEVDELKNQLADYQQALDVQQTRAIQYQQALHALTRARELCQLPELSIDNADEWLDTFEAREQQATQALLALEQKMSVADAAHSQFEQAYQLVRNMVGEVSRSDAYQQARTLLRDWSSQQHLADRVQPLRMQLSELQQRLNSQQNAERLLAEFCKRHGQSYEPDELDALMAELEAQQEELSIGVNESGERRMQMRQELEQIRQRISQLSSKAPAWIMAQEALTQLNEQSHETFESSTAVTEFMQQLLEQEREITVERDEVAAQRKDLEKQIERLSQPSGAEDGRMLALAERFNGVLLSEIYDDITIEDAAYFSALYGPARHGIVVQDLSVVRSQLETLQDCPDDVYFIEGDPQSFDDSVFDAQEFENAVLVRSSERQWRYSRYPELPLFGRAARESHLESLTAERDELAERYANLSFDVQKIQRSHQAFSRFIGQHISVAFEDDPEAEIRSLNQKRTEIERALAQFEEQTQQQRQQFAQGKESLAALNRLLPQMGLLLDETLADRVEEINEELTEAEEAAHFLNKHGHALEKLEPIVTVLLSDPEQHEQLRKDYESAKHSQQNAKQQAFALVEVVQRRAHFSYSDSTGMVNENADLNEKLRQRLEQAETERTRAREQLRQHQAQSAQFHQVLASLRSSFDTKQEMLKELEVEMQEIGVKADPDAQERARIRRDELHQRVMENRSRINQLEKQLTLCEAEMDNLQKRLRKLEKDYYMLREQVVTAKAGWCAVMRLVKDNGVERRLHRRELAYTDGDSLRSMSDKALGALRLAVADNEHLRDVLRLSEDPKHPERKIKFFIAVYQHLRERIRQDIIRTEDPIDAIEQMEIELARLTEELTAREQKLAISSKSVANIIRKTIQREQNRIRMLNQGLQAVAFGQVKGVRLNVNIRESHALLLSVLSEESEMHQDLFTSQRLTFSEAMAKLYQRLNPQVDVGQRLPQTIGEELLDYRNYLELEVEVNRGSDGWLKAESGALSTGEAIGTGMSILVMVVQSWEEESRRLRAKDIIPCRLLFLDEAARLDAKSIATLFELCDRLEMQLIIAAPENISPEKGTTYKLVRKVVGNHEHVHVVGLKGFGQETPNVQAPTLQ